The Primulina tabacum isolate GXHZ01 chromosome 7, ASM2559414v2, whole genome shotgun sequence genome includes a window with the following:
- the LOC142550939 gene encoding transcription factor E2FC-like isoform X3 produces the protein MSNLGEKFDLNSTSRIKLEAQYQFQVPQMLPSSHQKRSHPFSHISPTNYERNTRDILNDSGYREGSYPSPVPLQKSRSVRRSIALNEFGSVEVKMDEDGHVQVHNMAVVRNSLPLKVSCIAGRGNIKDNSVKQAKTYSQETKLESLDNLNLGACCRCDSSLGLLTKKFIKLIREAEDGTLDLNRTANILEVQKRRVYDITNVLEGINLIEKTTKNHKRWKGSGIYRPTELDDEASLLKAEVEYLSAEESRLDDCIRLEHLRKLEFDQNCQKNLFVTDQDFASLPLLRQDEIVFAVQAPRASFVEVPDPDEDILFREKEYRILIRSTTGPIRVQCLSKREQKTEDRSAKLVELLDSFSSSSSRRVNNTGPSSIPYDAEMSSEAHEFHKIVPWDTGIEDDYWFRSYPEVRATDLWGEVDL, from the exons ATGTCGAATTTGggcgaaaaatttgatctgaaTTCGACGTCTCGAATAAAACTGGAGGCTCAGTATCAGTTTCAGGTTCCGCAAATGTTGCCTTCTTCGCATCAAAAAAGGTCTCACCCATTTTCCCACATTAGCCCCACCAACTATGAACGCAACACTCGTGATATTCTTAATGATTCTGGCTACCGAGAGGGTTCTTATCCATCTCCCGTTCCGCTTCAAAAGTCTCGCTCAGTACGTAGAAGCATTGCG TTAAATGAGTTTGGAAGCGTTGAAGTCAAGATGGATGAAGATGGGCATGTCCAAGTTCATAATATGGCAGTAGTAAGGAATTCTTTACCTCTAAAAGTATCTTGCATTGCTGGCAGGGGGAACATTAAAGATAATTCTGTTAAACAAGCCAAAACTTATAGCCAGGAAACCAAGTTAG AGTCACTTGATAACTTAAATCTGGGTGCCTGCTGTCGGTGTGATAGCTCTTTAG GTTTGCTGACAAAGAAATTTATCAAGTTGATCCGGGAGGCCGAGGATGGTACCCTTGATCTGAACAGAACTGCAAATATTTTAGAG GTCCAGAAGAGGAGAGTATATGATATTACAAATGTTCTGGAAGGCATCAATTTAATTGAGAAAACAACAAAGAATCACAAACGGTGGAA AGGTTCTGGAATTTATAGACCTACTGAACTGGATGATGAAGCCTCCCTCTTGAAG GCTGAAGTTGAATATCTAAGTGCTGAAGAGTCCAGGCTTGATGATTGCATAAG ACTGGAGCACTTAAGGAAGCTAGAATTTGATCAGAATTGTCAAAA GAATCTATTTGTGACTGACCAAGATTTTGCGAGCCTTCCCTTACTCAGG CAGGATGAAATTGTCTTTGCTGTGCAAGCTCCTCGTGCTAGTTTTGTAGAAGTTCCTGATCCTGATGAG GATATTCTGTTCCGTGAAAAAGAGTACAGAATCCTGATCAGAAGCACCACTGGACCAATTCGTGTGCAGTGTCTTAG TAAAAGAGAGCAGAAAACTGAGGACAGATCTGCCAAACTCGTTGAATTATTGGATTCATTTTCTTCAAGTAGTAGCAGAAGGGTCAATAATACAGGTCCATCTTCAATTCCTTATGATGCAGAAATGAGCTCAGAAGCGCACGAGTTCCACAAAATAGTCCCATGGGATACTGGT ATTGAAGATGACTATTGGTTCAGATCATATCCTGAGGTCAGAGCTACAGATCTGTGGGGCGAAGtagatttataa
- the LOC142550939 gene encoding transcription factor E2FC-like isoform X1, with amino-acid sequence MSNLGEKFDLNSTSRIKLEAQYQFQVPQMLPSSHQKRSHPFSHISPTNYERNTRDILNDSGYREGSYPSPVPLQKSRSVRRSIALNEFGSVEVKMDEDGHVQVHNMAVVRNSLPLKVSCIAGRGNIKDNSVKQAKTYSQETKLESLDNLNLGACCRCDSSLGLLTKKFIKLIREAEDGTLDLNRTANILEVQKRRVYDITNVLEGINLIEKTTKNHKRWKGSGIYRPTELDDEASLLKAEVEYLSAEESRLDDCIRDRLEHLRKLEFDQNCQKNLFVTDQDFASLPLLRQDEIVFAVQAPRASFVEVPDPDEDILFREKEYRILIRSTTGPIRVQCLSKREQKTEDRSAKLVELLDSFSSSSSRRVNNTGPSSIPYDAEMSSEAHEFHKIVPWDTGIEDDYWFRSYPEVRATDLWGEVDL; translated from the exons ATGTCGAATTTGggcgaaaaatttgatctgaaTTCGACGTCTCGAATAAAACTGGAGGCTCAGTATCAGTTTCAGGTTCCGCAAATGTTGCCTTCTTCGCATCAAAAAAGGTCTCACCCATTTTCCCACATTAGCCCCACCAACTATGAACGCAACACTCGTGATATTCTTAATGATTCTGGCTACCGAGAGGGTTCTTATCCATCTCCCGTTCCGCTTCAAAAGTCTCGCTCAGTACGTAGAAGCATTGCG TTAAATGAGTTTGGAAGCGTTGAAGTCAAGATGGATGAAGATGGGCATGTCCAAGTTCATAATATGGCAGTAGTAAGGAATTCTTTACCTCTAAAAGTATCTTGCATTGCTGGCAGGGGGAACATTAAAGATAATTCTGTTAAACAAGCCAAAACTTATAGCCAGGAAACCAAGTTAG AGTCACTTGATAACTTAAATCTGGGTGCCTGCTGTCGGTGTGATAGCTCTTTAG GTTTGCTGACAAAGAAATTTATCAAGTTGATCCGGGAGGCCGAGGATGGTACCCTTGATCTGAACAGAACTGCAAATATTTTAGAG GTCCAGAAGAGGAGAGTATATGATATTACAAATGTTCTGGAAGGCATCAATTTAATTGAGAAAACAACAAAGAATCACAAACGGTGGAA AGGTTCTGGAATTTATAGACCTACTGAACTGGATGATGAAGCCTCCCTCTTGAAG GCTGAAGTTGAATATCTAAGTGCTGAAGAGTCCAGGCTTGATGATTGCATAAG GGACAGACTGGAGCACTTAAGGAAGCTAGAATTTGATCAGAATTGTCAAAA GAATCTATTTGTGACTGACCAAGATTTTGCGAGCCTTCCCTTACTCAGG CAGGATGAAATTGTCTTTGCTGTGCAAGCTCCTCGTGCTAGTTTTGTAGAAGTTCCTGATCCTGATGAG GATATTCTGTTCCGTGAAAAAGAGTACAGAATCCTGATCAGAAGCACCACTGGACCAATTCGTGTGCAGTGTCTTAG TAAAAGAGAGCAGAAAACTGAGGACAGATCTGCCAAACTCGTTGAATTATTGGATTCATTTTCTTCAAGTAGTAGCAGAAGGGTCAATAATACAGGTCCATCTTCAATTCCTTATGATGCAGAAATGAGCTCAGAAGCGCACGAGTTCCACAAAATAGTCCCATGGGATACTGGT ATTGAAGATGACTATTGGTTCAGATCATATCCTGAGGTCAGAGCTACAGATCTGTGGGGCGAAGtagatttataa
- the LOC142551618 gene encoding uncharacterized protein LOC142551618 isoform X1: protein MIIGGFWMNGEIKKKTKKEEVEMEEKKKKGGNAGDTDKDAKKREKKVFDLPGQKRDPPEERDPLRIFYETLYKQVPTSDMASIWKERMMEFWSTSKGGGKEGFREKTETGTATKAWYPNKTVVVKKKAESVTVVKKSAGSPVSVQKKKTSSSKVVMKQSKKC from the exons atgattattgGTGGGTTTTGGATGAATGGAGAGATAAAGAAGAAAACGAAGAAAGAAGAGGTGGAGAtggaggagaagaagaagaagggaGGTAACGCAGGTGATACTGATAAGGATGCTAAGAAAAGGGAAAAGAAAGTATTTGATTTACCAGGTCAAAAGAGGGACCCGCCTGAGGAA AGAGACCCGTTGAGGATtttctatgagactttgtataaGCAAGTGCCCACCAGTGATATGGCTTCAATATGGAAAGAAAG GATGATGGAGTTTTGGTCTACTTCCAAAGGAGGAGGCAAAGAAGGTTTCCGAGAAAAAACAGAAACGGGCACAGCAACAAAAGCTTGGTACCCCAACAAAACTGTTGTTGTCAAGAAGAAAGCAGAATCCGTTACAGTTGTGAAGAAATCAGCCGGATCCCCCGTTTCAGTACAGAAGAAAAAGACGTCTAGTTCCAAAGTTGTAATGAAGCAGTCAAAGAAATGCTGA
- the LOC142550939 gene encoding transcription factor E2FC-like isoform X4 encodes MSNLGEKFDLNSTSRIKLEAQYQFQVPQMLPSSHQKRSHPFSHISPTNYERNTRDILNDSGYREGSYPSPVPLQKSRSVRRSIALNEFGSVEVKMDEDGHVQVHNMAVVRNSLPLKVSCIAGRGNIKDNSVKQAKTYSQETKLESLDNLNLGACCRCDSSLGLLTKKFIKLIREAEDGTLDLNRTANILEVQKRRVYDITNVLEGINLIEKTTKNHKRWKGSGIYRPTELDDEASLLKAEVEYLSAEESRLDDCIRLEHLRKLEFDQNCQKNLFVTDQDFASLPLLRDEIVFAVQAPRASFVEVPDPDEDILFREKEYRILIRSTTGPIRVQCLSKREQKTEDRSAKLVELLDSFSSSSSRRVNNTGPSSIPYDAEMSSEAHEFHKIVPWDTGIEDDYWFRSYPEVRATDLWGEVDL; translated from the exons ATGTCGAATTTGggcgaaaaatttgatctgaaTTCGACGTCTCGAATAAAACTGGAGGCTCAGTATCAGTTTCAGGTTCCGCAAATGTTGCCTTCTTCGCATCAAAAAAGGTCTCACCCATTTTCCCACATTAGCCCCACCAACTATGAACGCAACACTCGTGATATTCTTAATGATTCTGGCTACCGAGAGGGTTCTTATCCATCTCCCGTTCCGCTTCAAAAGTCTCGCTCAGTACGTAGAAGCATTGCG TTAAATGAGTTTGGAAGCGTTGAAGTCAAGATGGATGAAGATGGGCATGTCCAAGTTCATAATATGGCAGTAGTAAGGAATTCTTTACCTCTAAAAGTATCTTGCATTGCTGGCAGGGGGAACATTAAAGATAATTCTGTTAAACAAGCCAAAACTTATAGCCAGGAAACCAAGTTAG AGTCACTTGATAACTTAAATCTGGGTGCCTGCTGTCGGTGTGATAGCTCTTTAG GTTTGCTGACAAAGAAATTTATCAAGTTGATCCGGGAGGCCGAGGATGGTACCCTTGATCTGAACAGAACTGCAAATATTTTAGAG GTCCAGAAGAGGAGAGTATATGATATTACAAATGTTCTGGAAGGCATCAATTTAATTGAGAAAACAACAAAGAATCACAAACGGTGGAA AGGTTCTGGAATTTATAGACCTACTGAACTGGATGATGAAGCCTCCCTCTTGAAG GCTGAAGTTGAATATCTAAGTGCTGAAGAGTCCAGGCTTGATGATTGCATAAG ACTGGAGCACTTAAGGAAGCTAGAATTTGATCAGAATTGTCAAAA GAATCTATTTGTGACTGACCAAGATTTTGCGAGCCTTCCCTTACTCAGG GATGAAATTGTCTTTGCTGTGCAAGCTCCTCGTGCTAGTTTTGTAGAAGTTCCTGATCCTGATGAG GATATTCTGTTCCGTGAAAAAGAGTACAGAATCCTGATCAGAAGCACCACTGGACCAATTCGTGTGCAGTGTCTTAG TAAAAGAGAGCAGAAAACTGAGGACAGATCTGCCAAACTCGTTGAATTATTGGATTCATTTTCTTCAAGTAGTAGCAGAAGGGTCAATAATACAGGTCCATCTTCAATTCCTTATGATGCAGAAATGAGCTCAGAAGCGCACGAGTTCCACAAAATAGTCCCATGGGATACTGGT ATTGAAGATGACTATTGGTTCAGATCATATCCTGAGGTCAGAGCTACAGATCTGTGGGGCGAAGtagatttataa
- the LOC142551618 gene encoding uncharacterized protein LOC142551618 isoform X2: MEEKKKKGGNAGDTDKDAKKREKKVFDLPGQKRDPPEERDPLRIFYETLYKQVPTSDMASIWKERMMEFWSTSKGGGKEGFREKTETGTATKAWYPNKTVVVKKKAESVTVVKKSAGSPVSVQKKKTSSSKVVMKQSKKC; encoded by the exons AtggaggagaagaagaagaagggaGGTAACGCAGGTGATACTGATAAGGATGCTAAGAAAAGGGAAAAGAAAGTATTTGATTTACCAGGTCAAAAGAGGGACCCGCCTGAGGAA AGAGACCCGTTGAGGATtttctatgagactttgtataaGCAAGTGCCCACCAGTGATATGGCTTCAATATGGAAAGAAAG GATGATGGAGTTTTGGTCTACTTCCAAAGGAGGAGGCAAAGAAGGTTTCCGAGAAAAAACAGAAACGGGCACAGCAACAAAAGCTTGGTACCCCAACAAAACTGTTGTTGTCAAGAAGAAAGCAGAATCCGTTACAGTTGTGAAGAAATCAGCCGGATCCCCCGTTTCAGTACAGAAGAAAAAGACGTCTAGTTCCAAAGTTGTAATGAAGCAGTCAAAGAAATGCTGA
- the LOC142551622 gene encoding tubulin beta-1 chain, with protein sequence MREILHIQGGQCGNQIGSKFWEVICDEHGVDPTGKFSGDGSSDTQLERINVYFNEASGGRYVPRAVLMDLEPGTMDAIRSGTYGQVFRPDNFVFGQSGAGNNWAKGHYTEGAELIDSVLDVVRKEAENCDCLQGFQVCHSLGGGTGSGMGTLLISKIREEYPDRMMLTFSVFPSPKVSDTVVEPYNATLSVHQLVENADECMVLDNEALYDICFRTLKLSTPSFGDLNHLISATMSGVTCCLRFPGQLNSDLRKLAVNLIPFPRLHFFMVGFAPLTSRGSQQYISLTVPELTQQMWDAKNMMCAADPRHGRYLTASAMFRGKMSTKEVDEQMLNVQNKNSSYFVEWIPNNVKSSVCDIPPRGLKMASTFIGNSTSIQEMFRRVSEQFTAMFRRKAFLHWYTGEGMDEMEFTEAESNMNDLVAEYQQYQDATADDDEEYEHEGGEEVYEG encoded by the exons ATGAGGGAAATCTTACACATTCAGGGAGGGCAATGCGGAAACCAGATCGGATCCAAATTCTGGGAAGTGATTTGCGATGAGCACGGTGTGGATCCGACCGGGAAATTCAGCGGAGACGGATCGTCTGACACTCAGTTGGAACGGATCAATGTCTATTTCAACGAAGCGTCGGGCGGGAGGTACGTGCCTCGTGCGGTGCTCATGGATCTCGAGCCTGGGACAATGGATGCTATTAGATCCGGCACGTATGGACAGGTCTTCCGCCCCGATAACTTTGTGTTTGGACAGTCTGGTGCCGGGAATAATTGGGCTAAGGGGCATTATACCGAGGGAGCGGAGTTGATTGATTCGGTGCTTGATGTTGTTAGGAAAGAGGCTGAAAATTGTGATTGCTTGCAAG GGTTCCAGGTTTGCCATTCACTGGGAGGCGGCACAGGATCTGGCATGGGTACCCTCTTGATTTCAAAGATCAGAGAGGAATATCCAGACAGGATGATGCTTACGTTTTCTGTTTTCCCTTCACCAAAGGTCTCCGACACTGTTGTAGAACCATATAATGCTACACTTTCTGTGCACCAATTGGTAGAGAACGCAGATGAATGCATGGTACTTGACAATGAAGCGCTCTATGACATCTGTTTCAGGACGTTGAAGCTCAGCACTCCTAGCT TTGGAGACTTAAACCACTTGATCTCTGCAACTATGAGTGGAGTAACCTGTTGTTTAAGGTTCCCTGGTCAGCTCAATTCCGATCTCAGAAAACTCGCAGTGAACTTGATACCTTTCCCACGACTTCATTTCTTCATGGTGGGATTTGCCCCACTCACCTCTCGTGGATCCCAGCAATACATCTCTCTCACCGTTCCCGAGCTAACTCAACAAATGTGGGATGCCAAGAACATGATGTGTGCTGCTGATCCTCGTCATGGTCGCTATCTGACCGCCTCTGCCATGTTCCGTGGGAAAATGAGCACCAAAGAGGTGGATGAACAGATGCTTAATGTGCAGAACAAGAACTCATCATACTTCGTTGAGTGGATCCCAAATAATGTGAAATCTAGTGTGTGTGACATCCCACCTCGAGGTCTGAAAATGGCATCCACTTTCATTGGAAATTCGACATCAATTCAAGAAATGTTTAGGAGAGTGAGTGAACAATTCACTGCCATGTTCCGTCGGAAGGCTTTCTTGCACTGGTACACCGGGGAAGGTATGGATGAAATGGAGTTCACTGAAGCTGAGAGTAATATGAATGATCTGGTGGCTGAGTACCAGCAATATCAAGATGCTACTGCAGATGACGACGAAGAGTATGAACACGAGGGTGGTGAAGAGGTTTACGAAGGTTAA
- the LOC142551621 gene encoding uncharacterized protein LOC142551621, producing MNSAEEREAGDMKMKRYETTSDSSLFASATQEELLVSQILLELENLIPLPIFTWGFRKRRSCLDAAPCAPPLSVQIAEEDIDEVRRPLVDEEEASTAATATATSSPATPLSFSPSESDGKFKRSSKKISKKRSRAEFNDEIEELTKCGDLLRLKVENVRKQYNKLKAENSDLKAMKQEALETRQRKEEPQRYMGRFLNLGMDFIQHDETIMLPHRQPFVVDQTAHKLYPPFGPIRTQVYPPNNGLESVNRTGPSGIPDLNLTAEQAFGVDSTQPLDENQERADKRARFAEARRMRKGIIKIKSMRSACGIKIPRT from the exons ATGAATTCGGCGGAAGAAAGAGAAGCGGGCGATATGAAGATGAAACGGTACGAAACAACGAGTGATAGCTCTCTGTTTGCTTCCGCTACACAGGAAGAATTGCTCGTCTCTCAGATTCTGCTGGAGCTTGAAAATCTAATCCCGCTCCCGATATTCACCTGGGGTTTCAGAAAGAGGAGATCTTGCCTGGATGCGGCTCCGTGTGCGCCACCACTCTCGGTTCAGATTGCAGAAGAAGATATTGATGAAGTCAGAAGACCACTGGTTGACGAGGAGGAGGCATCCACAGCCGCCACCGCCACCGCCACTTCCAGTCCCGCCACGCCGCTCTCTTTCTCGCCTAGTGAGTCTGATGGAAAGTTCAAGCGTTCTTCGAAGAAGATTTCAAAGAAAAGG TCGAGGGCGGAGTTCAACGATGAAATTGAAGAACTAACCAAGTGTGGAGATTTACTCAGATTG AAGGTGGAAAATGTGAGGAAACAATACAACAAGTTGAAGGCCGAAAATTCAGACTTAAAAGCCATGAAACAAGAG GCATTAGAAACTCGCCAAAGAAAAGAAGAGCCTCAAAGGTACATGGGCAGATTTCTGAATCTTGGAATGGATTTTATCCAGCATGATGAAACAATCATGTTGCCTCATCGGCAGCCGTTCGTTGTTGATCAGACGGCTCATAAACTTTATCCTCCATTTGGGCCCATTAGAACCCAAGTGTACCCACCTAATAATGGGCTTGAGTCAGTCAACCGTACGGGCCCATCTGGAATTCCTGATCTGAACCTAACTGCCGAACAGGCTTTTGGGGTGGACTCAACTCAGCCGTTGGATGAGAATCAAGAGAGAGCTGATAAGCGGGCCAGATTTGCTGAAGCTAGGAGGATGAGGAAGGGAATAATCAAGATCAAGTCCATGAGGAGCGCTTGTGGTATAAAAATACCAAGAACATGA
- the LOC142551618 gene encoding uncharacterized protein LOC142551618 isoform X3, with translation MIIGGFWMNGEIKKKTKKEEVEMEEKKKKGGNAGDTDKDAKKREKKVFDLPGQKRDPPEERDPLRIFYETLYKQVPTSDMASIWKESFGLLPKEEAKKVSEKKQKRAQQQKLGTPTKLLLSRRKQNPLQL, from the exons atgattattgGTGGGTTTTGGATGAATGGAGAGATAAAGAAGAAAACGAAGAAAGAAGAGGTGGAGAtggaggagaagaagaagaagggaGGTAACGCAGGTGATACTGATAAGGATGCTAAGAAAAGGGAAAAGAAAGTATTTGATTTACCAGGTCAAAAGAGGGACCCGCCTGAGGAA AGAGACCCGTTGAGGATtttctatgagactttgtataaGCAAGTGCCCACCAGTGATATGGCTTCAATATGGAAAGAAAG TTTTGGTCTACTTCCAAAGGAGGAGGCAAAGAAGGTTTCCGAGAAAAAACAGAAACGGGCACAGCAACAAAAGCTTGGTACCCCAACAAAACTGTTGTTGTCAAGAAGAAAGCAGAATCCGTTACAGTTGTGA
- the LOC142550939 gene encoding transcription factor E2FC-like isoform X2 — protein MSNLGEKFDLNSTSRIKLEAQYQFQVPQMLPSSHQKRSHPFSHISPTNYERNTRDILNDSGYREGSYPSPVPLQKSRSVRRSIALNEFGSVEVKMDEDGHVQVHNMAVVRNSLPLKVSCIAGRGNIKDNSVKQAKTYSQETKLESLDNLNLGACCRCDSSLGLLTKKFIKLIREAEDGTLDLNRTANILEVQKRRVYDITNVLEGINLIEKTTKNHKRWKGSGIYRPTELDDEASLLKAEVEYLSAEESRLDDCIRDRLEHLRKLEFDQNCQKNLFVTDQDFASLPLLRDEIVFAVQAPRASFVEVPDPDEDILFREKEYRILIRSTTGPIRVQCLSKREQKTEDRSAKLVELLDSFSSSSSRRVNNTGPSSIPYDAEMSSEAHEFHKIVPWDTGIEDDYWFRSYPEVRATDLWGEVDL, from the exons ATGTCGAATTTGggcgaaaaatttgatctgaaTTCGACGTCTCGAATAAAACTGGAGGCTCAGTATCAGTTTCAGGTTCCGCAAATGTTGCCTTCTTCGCATCAAAAAAGGTCTCACCCATTTTCCCACATTAGCCCCACCAACTATGAACGCAACACTCGTGATATTCTTAATGATTCTGGCTACCGAGAGGGTTCTTATCCATCTCCCGTTCCGCTTCAAAAGTCTCGCTCAGTACGTAGAAGCATTGCG TTAAATGAGTTTGGAAGCGTTGAAGTCAAGATGGATGAAGATGGGCATGTCCAAGTTCATAATATGGCAGTAGTAAGGAATTCTTTACCTCTAAAAGTATCTTGCATTGCTGGCAGGGGGAACATTAAAGATAATTCTGTTAAACAAGCCAAAACTTATAGCCAGGAAACCAAGTTAG AGTCACTTGATAACTTAAATCTGGGTGCCTGCTGTCGGTGTGATAGCTCTTTAG GTTTGCTGACAAAGAAATTTATCAAGTTGATCCGGGAGGCCGAGGATGGTACCCTTGATCTGAACAGAACTGCAAATATTTTAGAG GTCCAGAAGAGGAGAGTATATGATATTACAAATGTTCTGGAAGGCATCAATTTAATTGAGAAAACAACAAAGAATCACAAACGGTGGAA AGGTTCTGGAATTTATAGACCTACTGAACTGGATGATGAAGCCTCCCTCTTGAAG GCTGAAGTTGAATATCTAAGTGCTGAAGAGTCCAGGCTTGATGATTGCATAAG GGACAGACTGGAGCACTTAAGGAAGCTAGAATTTGATCAGAATTGTCAAAA GAATCTATTTGTGACTGACCAAGATTTTGCGAGCCTTCCCTTACTCAGG GATGAAATTGTCTTTGCTGTGCAAGCTCCTCGTGCTAGTTTTGTAGAAGTTCCTGATCCTGATGAG GATATTCTGTTCCGTGAAAAAGAGTACAGAATCCTGATCAGAAGCACCACTGGACCAATTCGTGTGCAGTGTCTTAG TAAAAGAGAGCAGAAAACTGAGGACAGATCTGCCAAACTCGTTGAATTATTGGATTCATTTTCTTCAAGTAGTAGCAGAAGGGTCAATAATACAGGTCCATCTTCAATTCCTTATGATGCAGAAATGAGCTCAGAAGCGCACGAGTTCCACAAAATAGTCCCATGGGATACTGGT ATTGAAGATGACTATTGGTTCAGATCATATCCTGAGGTCAGAGCTACAGATCTGTGGGGCGAAGtagatttataa